In Panulirus ornatus isolate Po-2019 chromosome 9, ASM3632096v1, whole genome shotgun sequence, one genomic interval encodes:
- the LOC139750122 gene encoding uncharacterized protein, with protein MRSAVLSLPAGLLLLLVVAPATAAPAAPPAVLGTAVGRVSGEMGRLLRLLRGQASPWEQLAIGPSQTPLFRQNGEALTRLPPPDAHFRGFLDNLLQLLHLLGYTDEEITQWLGDVATDVEYLLSQLPPRYVMIVEVAAGDILAMVHDGDLDLERLRRDLLIIHDILWPSVVDRS; from the exons AT GAGGTCTGCTGTACTATCTTTGCCTGCTGGACTGCTGCTCCTCCTTGTTGTGGCACCGGCCACTgccgctcctgctgctcctcctgctgtcttGGGCACTGCTGTGGGTCGTGTGTCTGGTGAGATGGGCAGGCTGCTGCGTCTTCTTCGTGGCCAGGCGAGCCCCTGGGAACAGCTGGCCATCGGACCGTCTCAGACGCCCCTCTTCCGGCAGAATGGTGAGGCGTTGACCCGCTTACCTCCTCCAGACGCTCATTTCAGGGGCTTCCTAGATAACTTGCTGCAGCTCCTGCATCTTCTTGGTTACACCGACGAAGAAATCacacag TGGTTGGGTGACGTGGCTACAGATGTGGAGTACCTGTTGTCACAGCTGCCACCACGTTATGTGATGAT CGTTGAGGTGGCAGCTGGGGACATCCTGGCGATGGTCCATGATGGGGACCTGGACCTGGAAAGGCTGCGACGCGACCTCCTCATCATACATGACATTTTGTGGCCCAGCGTCGTCGACAGGAGCTAG